Proteins from one Anopheles nili chromosome 2, idAnoNiliSN_F5_01, whole genome shotgun sequence genomic window:
- the LOC128731764 gene encoding CLIP domain-containing serine protease B4-like gives MRTTRIPTTPRYDHFKDVLPERCGMDTLTFNVFSSVEDEDNTHVWVVFLEIRRPNRAKTGRCVGTLIHESLVLTAAHCLHTLAVEHLRLFFGVSLISKLEECLDDEECQERKASEFIVHPDYNSHTHLNDIALIRLSEPVDTLNHVLPACLPLDYIFDESRSSDTHVISLGWGVTYGGEMSDSKRMVQLRVISLAECSEQLKESQRFNASMMYSLMCTTGVIAGQDVCQGDSGAPLLQLHENRFFAVGVVTFGPKCGTGSAPGVAIRVSEYVNWILMHMKRIGAG, from the exons ATGCGCACTACTCGTATACCAACCACTCCCAGGTACGATCACTTCAAGGATGTCCTTCCGGAACGTTGCGGCATGGACACGCTAACGTTTAACGTGTTCTCCTCGGTGGAAGACGAGGATAACACGCACGTGTGGGTCGTGTTTCTCGAAATACGTCGTCCTAATCGTGCCAAAACCGGGCGCTGTGTCGGTACGCTCATCCACGAAAGCCTCGTCCTGACGGCGGCCCATTGTCTACACACACTAGCCGTGGAGCA TCTGCGATTGTTCTTCGGTGTGTCCTTGATCAGCAAGCTGGAGGAGTGTCTGGACGATGAGGAGTGCCAGGAACGGAAGGCTTCCGAGTTCATCGTCCACCCTGACTACAACTCCCACACGCACCTGAACGACATTGCGCTTATCCGGctgagtgaaccggttgaCACTTTGAATCACGTTTTGCCAGCGTGTCTTCCCTTGGATTACATCTTCGACGAGAGTCGATCGAGCGATACGCACGTAATCTCGCTCGGTTGGGGCGTGACGTATGGCG GAGAGATGAGCGACTCAAAACGTATGGTGCAACTTCGCGTGATTTCGCTGGCTGAATGTAGTGAGCAGTTGAAGGAATCGCAACGCTTCAACGCCAGCATGATGTACAGTTTGATGTGCACGACCGGTGTCATTGCCGGTCAGGACGTGTGCCAGGGTGATTCAGGGGCGCCATTACTGCAGCTGCACGAGAACCGTTTCTTCGCAGTCGGAGTTGTCACGTTTGGACCTAAATGTGGTACAGGATCCGCACCAGGCGTCGCAATTCGGGTGTCCGAGTACGTGAATTGGATTCTAATGCACATGAAGCGGATCGGTGCAGGTTAG
- the LOC128728952 gene encoding chymotrypsinogen A-like, which produces MIEAVFWQVVIVAQIICLLSSLCPVEAKTVRVGNRCKSSIGLPGRCVLLDHCPKLKAMEEKTYLTRDEIHLLIGASGACPKESEQYCCVEEDIRSTTIKPTTDHPQSTERFMERDHVECLQDRLGISAESIARSSLDTSFGVFITYSSRGRFSRCVGSLITPEYVLTAAHCVRKSGDVVLYVNAHDVTQDDDGLKGDVDPINVLEVIVHEKYNTTNRQHDIALVRLNGSISQGNSISDPKSICIPMDLEHDETASVGHTLSCFGWGINANRTLSNRKQWMTLERISLGLCQARMDSLRLALTRRVKISERNICTITITGHDAFAGYSGGPLMYRKDGSWFLIGLISFGVGTTSTSFPVVSINVQQYTSWILENILRRNV; this is translated from the exons ATGATCGAGGCAGTGTTTTGGCAGGTTGTGATCGTTGCTCAAATCATTTGCTTACTCTCATCGCTGTGTCCTGTGGAAGCCAAGACTGTGCGTGTGGGAAATCGGTGCAAATCCTCGATAGGTTTGCCAGGACGATGCGTGCTCCTCGACCACTGTCCAAAATTGAAAGCAATGGAAGAGAAGACGTACCTAACTCGGGATGAGATTCATCTTTTAATTGGCGCTTCCGGAGCGTGTCCGAAAGAATCGGAG CAATACTGCTGTGTGGAAGAGGACATCCGCAGCACCACGATCAAACCAACCACAGATCATCCCCAATCGACGGAAAGGTTTATGGAACGTGATCACGTTGAATGTCTACAAGATCGGTTGGGCATCAGTGCTGAATCCATCGCCAGGTCCTCTCTAGATACCTCGTTCGGTGTATTTATCACCTATTCTAGCAGAGGCAGGTTTAGCAGATGCGTCGGAAGTCTGATCACACCCGAGTACGTCCTTACGGCGGCACACTGTGTGCGGAAATCAGGCGA TGTGGTGCTGTACGTGAACGCTCACGACGTCACACAGGATGACGACGGGCTTAAAGGTGACGTCGATCCAATTAACGTTCTCGAGGTAATTGTGCACGAAAAGTacaacaccaccaaccggcAGCATGACATTGCTCTGGTGCGGCTGAATGGAAGTATTTCGCAGGGAAATTCGATCAGTGATCCAAAATCCATCTGTATCCCGATGGACCTGGAACACGATGAGACAGCCTCGGTGGGCCACACGTTAAGCTGTTTCGGGTGGGGTATTAACGCTAACA GAACTCTCAGCAACAGAAAGCAGTGGATGACGTTGGAGCGGATATCCTTGGGGCTGTGTCAGGCAAGGATGGACTCGCTGAGGTTGGCACTCACTCGGAGGGTGAAGATCAGCGAACGCAACATCTGCACGATCACTATTACGGGACATGACGCTTTCGCAGGATACTCCGGTGGTCCACTCATGTACCGAAAGGATGGATCTTGGTTTTTGATTGGGCTTATTAGTTTCGGGGTCGGTACAACTAGCACCAGTTTCCCGGTGGTCTCGATCAACGTGCAGCAGTACACGAGCTGGATACTGGAGAACATTCTGAGGAGGAATGTCTGA